A single genomic interval of Mangifera indica cultivar Alphonso chromosome 5, CATAS_Mindica_2.1, whole genome shotgun sequence harbors:
- the LOC123215429 gene encoding cyclin-D1-1-like: protein MSVTYSSNFPDLLCGEDSGIFSGESSPECSSSDLESSASIEESIAWCIVDERKFVPGFDYLAQFETHSLDASAREQSVAWILKVQAYYNFQPLTAYLSVNYMDRFLCSHRLPQNKGWPLQLLSVACLSLAAKMVEPLVPSLLDLQVEGAKYIFETKTIRRMELLVLSVLDWRLRSVTPFSFIGFFACKLDQTGAFMGFLISRATEIILSNIKEASFLEYWPSSIAAAAILCAANEIPKLSLANPEHAESWCHGLSKEEIISCYQLMQQLVLNDSRRKAPKVLPQLRVTIRARMRSSSDSSSSSPSPISYKRRKINDCLWVDDDKGNSE, encoded by the exons ATGTCGGTGACATACTCGAGTAACTTCCCCGACCTTCTTTGCGGCGAGGATTCCGGCATCTTCTCCGGCGAGTCTTCACCGGAATGTTCGTCATCGGACCTTGAGTCTTCAGCTTCCATTGAAGAGTCTATCGCTTGGTGCATAGTAGATGAGAGAAAGTTTGTTCCTGGTTTTGATTACTTGGCTCAGTTTGAAACTCACTCCCTCGATGCCTCGGCTAGAGAACAGTCTGTTGCATGGATTCTCAAG GTGCAAGCATACTATAATTTCCAGCCGTTAACGGCATATCTCTCCGTCAACTACATGGATCGGTTTCTGTGTTCTCACCGTTTGCCA CAAAATAAGGGGTGGCCACTGCAACTTCTATCTGTGGCTTGTTTGTCATTAGCTGCAAAGATGGTGGAACCACTGGTTCCTTCTCTGTTGGATCTTCAG GTTGAAGGAgccaaatatatatttgaaacaaaaactATCCGAAGAATGGAGCTTCTGGTGCTCAGTGTTTTAGACTGGAGGCTACGGTCCGTCACACCGTTCAGCTTCATTGGATTTTTTGCATGCAAACTCGATCAAACAGGAGCTTTTATGGGGTTCTTGATTTCTCGGGCCACGGAAATTATTTTGTCCAATATCAAAG aggccagcttcttagagtaCTGGCCGTCAAGCATTGCTGCTGCAGCGATTCTCTGTGCAGCCAATGAAATTCCAAAATTATCCCTTGCTAATCCTGAACATGCTGAATCTTGGTGTCATGGACTAAGCAAA GAGGAAATCATCAGCTGCTACCAGTTGATGCAACAGCTCGTGCTTAATGATAGCCGAAGAAAAGCACCAAAAGTTTTACCTCAGCTTCGCGTAACGATTCGGGCCAGAATGAGATCCTCCAGTGACTCTTCATCCTCATCTCCATCTCCAATTTCttataaaaggagaaaaataaatgacTGCTTATGGGTAGATGATGATAAGGGAAACTCGGAGTAA